In one window of Deltaproteobacteria bacterium DNA:
- a CDS encoding response regulator, which translates to MASDAENHLRITVTDHGLGCDPDVVREKAKAGQGFGLFSIRERLEMMDGRFEIKSSPGNGAVFSLTVPVDTGPEEREIRVREVIANFKREKTGDSIRVLLVDGHTVVRQGPSTMLTLHSDIDIVGEAADRMEAIEKTREVEPDVILMDISMPKMDGIEATKIIHSELPYIRIIGRSMHKRKPALKTRPLQKPLQSAILVKMRYNREACK; encoded by the coding sequence ATGGCGTCGGATGCCGAAAACCATCTCCGCATAACCGTAACAGATCATGGACTCGGATGCGATCCGGATGTGGTCCGGGAAAAGGCTAAGGCAGGCCAAGGATTTGGTCTATTCAGCATCCGCGAGCGGCTGGAAATGATGGACGGGAGATTTGAAATCAAAAGCTCACCTGGAAATGGGGCTGTTTTTTCGCTAACCGTTCCGGTGGATACAGGACCGGAAGAACGCGAAATCCGCGTCCGGGAAGTAATTGCCAATTTCAAGAGGGAAAAGACCGGTGACAGCATCCGGGTTCTTCTGGTTGACGGCCATACGGTTGTTCGTCAGGGACCCTCCACCATGCTCACCCTGCACTCCGATATCGATATCGTCGGCGAAGCGGCAGATAGAATGGAGGCAATTGAAAAAACCAGGGAGGTTGAACCCGATGTGATCCTGATGGACATCAGCATGCCCAAGATGGATGGCATCGAAGCAACGAAAATCATCCATTCGGAGCTGCCTTATATTCGAATTATCGGCCGATCAATGCATAAAAGAAAGCCTGCTTTGAAAACCAGACCGCTGCAAAAACCGTTACAATCGGCAATTTTGGTGAAAATGCGTTACAACAGGGAGGCATGTAAGTGA
- the dprA gene encoding DNA-processing protein DprA: MSTSQENRLAWLALYMIPGLGNAVIKRLIETYGDPETVFQADTPDLMRIEGMRRDIAAKIKHRALDTKAEGEIRKAEEVNARILVYSDPSYPVFLREIYNPPMVLYIRGKEIPLQKTLISVVGSRNPTHYGRKAAEKIASGLALRGAGVVSGLAKGIDAAAHNGCLMGKGFTIGVLGTGIDVVYPESNRALFERIEENGAIVSEFPIGTPPEPRNFPIRNRIISGLSRGTVVVEATRNSGSLITASSALEQGREVFAVPGSIDSFKSTGSHFLIKQGAKLIENADDILAEFGFLGRSDAEKPVPKNPDGTLREMTEFEKKIYEIIGDYPVHMDDIVRMGNMDAGKVAGILMKMELEGIVRQLPGRMFVR, from the coding sequence ATGAGCACGTCGCAGGAAAACAGACTGGCGTGGCTGGCCCTCTACATGATTCCGGGCCTGGGCAATGCCGTGATAAAAAGGCTGATCGAGACATATGGCGATCCGGAAACGGTCTTCCAGGCAGATACCCCAGACCTGATGCGGATAGAAGGGATGCGCAGGGATATTGCCGCAAAAATCAAGCACCGGGCACTTGACACGAAGGCCGAAGGTGAAATAAGAAAGGCCGAAGAGGTCAATGCCAGGATTCTCGTCTACAGTGACCCGTCATATCCTGTATTCCTAAGAGAGATCTACAACCCTCCCATGGTATTGTACATCAGGGGTAAAGAGATCCCGCTGCAAAAGACGTTGATCAGCGTGGTGGGATCGAGGAACCCGACACACTACGGCCGGAAGGCGGCGGAAAAAATCGCCTCGGGCCTGGCCTTGAGGGGCGCAGGCGTGGTCAGCGGACTGGCCAAGGGGATCGATGCTGCCGCTCACAATGGGTGTCTCATGGGAAAGGGGTTTACCATAGGGGTTTTGGGGACGGGTATTGATGTGGTGTATCCGGAGTCCAACAGGGCGCTGTTCGAGCGAATAGAGGAAAATGGCGCCATTGTGTCGGAATTTCCCATAGGGACCCCGCCCGAGCCCAGGAATTTTCCCATCCGCAACCGGATTATCAGCGGACTGAGCAGGGGAACGGTGGTAGTGGAGGCCACCCGGAACAGCGGGTCCCTGATCACCGCATCCTCAGCCTTGGAACAGGGCCGGGAGGTATTCGCCGTGCCCGGCAGTATCGATTCTTTCAAGAGCACCGGCTCCCATTTTCTGATCAAGCAGGGGGCCAAGTTGATTGAAAACGCCGATGACATATTGGCCGAATTCGGATTTTTGGGAAGATCGGACGCGGAAAAACCCGTTCCTAAAAATCCTGATGGGACATTGCGGGAGATGACCGAATTCGAGAAAAAAATTTATGAGATCATCGGAGATTATCCCGTGCACATGGACGACATTGTAAGGATGGGGAACATGGATGCGGGGAAGGTGGCAGGCATCCTGATGAAAATGGAGTTGGAAGGGATCGTGAGACAGCTTCCCGGCAGGATGTTTGTGCGATGA